In one window of Arachis ipaensis cultivar K30076 chromosome B06, Araip1.1, whole genome shotgun sequence DNA:
- the LOC107647663 gene encoding two-component response regulator ARR10-like, producing the protein MAVMDEKDHHFPKGMRVLAVDDDRTCLIVLKTLLQKCHYQVTTTNNAITALKLLREKKNKFDLVISDVHMPDMDGFKLLELVGLEMDLPVIMLSVDDDPRVMMKGIMHGACFYLVKPVRIEELKNIWQHVIRRNKNDSQEPEKPSNNHENPDSDQSSKANKKRKEQEEEEEEEEEDENDHDNGDDPSAQKKPRVVWSVDLHHKFVTAVEQLGIDKAVPKKILDLMNVEKLTRENVASHLQKYRLYLRRVSNMSNQQHSNIGSAFSSADTSYLRMNPLSGIGQLQTLNNNSGYGLRSFSPSNMLNRFNTPSALNAHGFNSNDTQFQFPSSGLLGRGRSNNNQTYLSGGGLNSVPNLSTIFDSKQSFVRQKPSSPILGVSNNGLILEQNHQGGIYDNIPNSVGSSSQEQISFPSLLDHHHGNSCNNDIWSNECNTLMNSSTFQGGNLSGASSITSLSSQSHDSFTDLNFQGVNFTNNNNSNNVQFQGWNSNNNNNNQNGNYHALSGLIDPFSNSSFNRNLDFDFCDASQMKHDGVIDLTEDSSLKPHQLYKTRNTHISNNAGSLEDFVNEIMKQNWL; encoded by the exons ATGGCAGTGATGGATGAAAAAGATCATCATTTTCCTAAAGGAATGCGTGTTCTTGCTGTTGATGATGATCGAACATGTCTTATAGTTTTGAAGACTTTACTCCAAAAGTGTCATTATCAAG TAACAACCACAAACAATGCAATAACAGCATTGAAGCTattgagagagaagaagaacaagTTTGATCTGGTAATCAGTGACGTTCACATGCCAGACATGGATGGTTTCAAGCTTCTTGAGCTTGTTGGACTTGAGATGGACTTACCTGTCATAA TGTTATCTGTAGATGATGATCCAAGAGTGATGATGAAGGGAATCATGCATGGAGCATGTTTCTATCTGGTGAAACCTGTTAGAATTGAGGAGCTGAAGAATATTTGGCAGCATGTAATTAGGAGGAACAAGAATGATTCCCAGGAGCCAGAAAAACCTAGTAACAACCACGAAAatcctgattcagatcagagttcAAAGGCAAATAAAAAGAggaaggaacaagaagaggaagaggaagaggaggaggaggatgaaaatGACCATGACAACGGTGATGATCCGTCGGCGCAAAAGAAGCCTCGCGTGGTTTGGTCCGTCGACTTGCACCACAAATTTGTCACTGCCGTCGAGCAATTAGGCATTGACA AGGCTGTACCTAAAAAAATTCTTGACTTAATGAATGTTGAAAAGCTTACAAGGGAGAATGTGGCAAGTCATCTTCAGAAATATAGGCTTTATCTGAGAAGAGTGAGCAACATGTCAAACCAACAACACTCTAACATTGGATCAGCCTTCAGCAGTGCAGACACATCATATCTGAGAATGAATCCTCTAAGCGGAATTGGACAATTACAAACACTCAATAATAACTCTGGTTATGGCTTAAGATCTTTTTCACCTTCTAACATGCTTAATAGATTCAACACTCCTTCAGCCCTCAATGCTCATGGTTTCAATTCCAATGATACCCAATTTCAGTTCCCATCTTCCGGCTTGCTCGGCCGCGGCCGCAGCAATAACAATCAGACTTATCTCTCCGGAGGAGGACTTAATTCTGTTCCAAACTTGAGCACTATCTTTGATTCTAAACAGAGTTTTGTTAGACAGAAACCAAGCTCTCCCATTTTGGGAGTTTCCAACAATGGTTTGATCTTGGAACAGAATCATCAAGGTGGAATCTATGATAATATTCCAAATTCTGTAGGATCTTCTTCCCAAGAACAAATTTCATTCCCTTCTTTACTTGATCATCATCATGGTAATAGTTGCAACAATGATATTTGGTCAAATGAATGCAACACTTTGATGAATTCTTCAACTTTTCAAGGTGGGAATCTTAGTGGTGCTTCATCAATCACTTCACTCTCTAGCCAATCCCATGATTCATTCACTGATTTGAATTTCCAAGGAGTGAATTTCACCAACAATAACAATAGTAACAATGTGCAATTTCAAGGGTGGAAtagtaacaataataacaataatcagAATGGAAATTACCATGCATTGAGTGGCCTTATTGATCCATTTTCAAATTCAAGCTTCAACAGAAACTTGGATTTTGATTTTTGTGATGCATCGCAAATGAAGCATGATGGGGTTATTGATTTGACTGAAGATTCTTCACTGAAGCCACATCAGTTGTACAAGACTCGGAACACTCACATTTCTAATAATGCTGGTTCCTTGGAAGACTTTGTCAATGAAATTATGAAACAG AATTGGTTATAG